One region of Thiorhodovibrio frisius genomic DNA includes:
- the bchI gene encoding magnesium chelatase ATPase subunit I, which yields MPLAFPFSAIVAQEEMKLAILIAATDQSIGGVLVFGDRGTGKSTAIRALAALLPPMRVIEKCTYNCDPEANDAGLCESCRSRRTKDDIKVRKAPVPVVDLPLGATEDRVIGALDLESALTRGEKAFEPGLLARAHRGFLYIDEVNLLEDHLVDSLLDVAASGENVVEREGLSVRHPAKFVLVGSGNPEEGELRPQLLDRFGLSVEVKTPQDLKTRVQVVRLRDEFEHDPDAFIAKWKRKDGKVRNQIVKAKERLDKVEVPDAALERAAELCMKLGTDGLRGELTLIRAARALAALDGDDAVTDDHLRRVAPPALRHRLRRNVLDDAGSTTRVERAIQELFGS from the coding sequence ATGCCTCTTGCTTTTCCGTTTTCGGCCATCGTTGCCCAGGAAGAAATGAAACTCGCGATCCTGATCGCGGCCACCGATCAGAGCATCGGCGGTGTGTTGGTGTTTGGTGATCGCGGCACCGGCAAGTCCACCGCGATCCGGGCACTCGCCGCCCTGCTGCCGCCGATGCGAGTGATCGAGAAATGCACCTATAACTGCGACCCGGAGGCGAACGACGCCGGCCTGTGCGAGTCCTGCCGCAGCCGCCGCACCAAGGACGACATTAAAGTCCGCAAGGCGCCGGTGCCAGTGGTCGATCTGCCGCTCGGAGCCACCGAAGACCGCGTCATCGGTGCGCTCGATCTGGAAAGCGCCCTGACCCGAGGCGAAAAAGCCTTCGAGCCCGGCCTGCTGGCTCGCGCGCATCGCGGTTTTCTCTATATCGACGAGGTCAACCTGCTCGAGGACCATCTGGTCGACTCTCTGCTCGATGTGGCTGCATCCGGGGAGAATGTGGTCGAGCGCGAGGGCCTGAGCGTGCGCCACCCGGCCAAATTCGTACTGGTTGGCTCCGGCAACCCGGAAGAAGGCGAGCTGCGCCCGCAATTGCTCGATCGCTTCGGCCTGTCGGTTGAGGTCAAGACACCCCAGGACTTAAAAACCCGCGTCCAGGTGGTGCGCCTGCGCGATGAGTTTGAGCACGACCCCGATGCATTCATCGCCAAGTGGAAGCGCAAGGACGGCAAGGTGCGCAATCAAATCGTCAAGGCCAAAGAACGACTGGACAAGGTCGAAGTCCCAGATGCCGCGCTTGAACGCGCCGCCGAGCTGTGCATGAAACTCGGCACAGACGGGCTGCGTGGCGAGCTGACGCTGATCCGGGCCGCGCGCGCACTGGCCGCGCTCGATGGCGATGATGCCGTGACTGATGACCATCTTCGCCGCGTCGCCCCGCCAGCGCTGCGCCATCGTCTGCGCCGCAATGTTCTCGACGATGCCGGCTCCACCACCCGTGTTGAACGGGCAATTCAGGAGCTGTTCGGCTCATGA
- a CDS encoding enolase C-terminal domain-like protein produces MSPRLLLHPYRLPLHRPWRSAHGGLSERQGWLVIAHGGQHESRHRGYGDCAPFPAAGTETLAAAAARLKYWQMRAQSESDQELLDALSNSLPSQTPAADAAVEIALLDWHARTARQCLRALLQPGAAELEQIPVNAALGTLIDCTPAALHAAARRDFWVFKLKVGTAPIETELAHLRSLLAALPQPGQLRLDANGAWDLATARRFLAALEQLPQQADSNLPVIESLEEPLREPRDADLAHLQALTSIPLALDESLPRRPWPPPAAPLPVRRVILKPGVLGGLRPSLALAKAALEAGAQPLVTSLIDSAAGLWAAAELAAAISALAQQTPGGIPSAGLCHGLATAEWLAADLGRSPPLCAGQLRLSTLPGSGFQPFNQHNPAPIS; encoded by the coding sequence ATGTCCCCTCGACTGCTGCTGCATCCCTACCGCCTGCCGCTGCACCGTCCCTGGCGCAGCGCCCATGGCGGCCTGAGCGAGCGCCAAGGTTGGCTGGTCATCGCGCACGGGGGCCAGCATGAGAGCCGGCATCGCGGCTATGGCGACTGCGCTCCATTCCCGGCAGCTGGAACCGAGACGCTGGCCGCCGCCGCAGCCCGGCTTAAGTACTGGCAGATGCGCGCCCAGAGCGAGTCCGACCAGGAATTGCTCGATGCCCTGAGCAATAGTCTGCCAAGCCAGACGCCGGCCGCCGATGCTGCGGTGGAAATCGCATTGCTCGACTGGCACGCCAGAACCGCCCGCCAGTGCCTTAGAGCGCTGTTGCAACCAGGTGCCGCCGAGCTTGAACAGATTCCAGTCAATGCCGCGCTCGGCACCTTGATCGACTGCACGCCAGCCGCGCTGCATGCTGCCGCCAGGCGTGACTTTTGGGTGTTTAAGCTGAAGGTTGGCACTGCGCCAATCGAGACAGAACTTGCGCATCTGCGCTCACTGCTCGCCGCTCTGCCTCAACCGGGCCAATTGCGCCTGGACGCCAATGGGGCCTGGGATCTTGCCACTGCGCGCCGTTTTCTCGCGGCACTCGAGCAACTGCCGCAGCAAGCAGACAGCAACCTCCCGGTCATTGAATCCCTGGAAGAACCCCTGCGTGAGCCGCGGGATGCGGACCTCGCGCACCTGCAAGCACTGACATCCATCCCGCTGGCGTTGGATGAATCGCTACCCCGGCGCCCCTGGCCGCCACCAGCCGCTCCGCTTCCGGTGCGGCGCGTCATCCTCAAGCCCGGGGTTCTTGGTGGCCTGCGCCCGAGTCTCGCGCTGGCCAAGGCCGCGCTCGAAGCCGGCGCCCAGCCTCTGGTCACCAGCCTGATCGACTCAGCCGCCGGTCTCTGGGCCGCCGCTGAACTGGCGGCCGCCATCAGCGCGCTCGCCCAGCAGACGCCAGGCGGCATCCCCAGCGCCGGCCTGTGCCACGGCCTTGCCACGGCTGAGTGGCTCGCCGCTGACCTGGGTCGGTCACCGCCGCTATGCGCGGGGCAGTTGCGTTTGTCTACTTTGCCCGGTAGTGGTTTCCAGCCATTCAATCAGCACAATCCGGCGCCCATATCATGA
- a CDS encoding 1,4-dihydroxy-2-naphthoate polyprenyltransferase, with the protein MSQIKASAATLPRWQAMRHQGGRWISAARPRTLFLAVSPVVAGIALAWFETGQLALWTALGTLFGATAIQIGTNLHNDAADFERGTDTPDRLGPPRASAQGWFSPAQVKRAAHLAFLAAFLVGLVLVVRGGWPILLLGLAAILAGYAYTSGPRPIAYGPYGEVFVLAFFGIAAVAGTFYLQSLQLTASSLLLGIACGLPSAAVLLLNNYRDFDTDARAGRHTLNHLLGKARARVLYAALLLGCLPLFLLSAPMAHSWPVLLALPMAASLIQRLFRGTQGRALNALLGQTALYQAVLVVLLSGGLALPF; encoded by the coding sequence GTGTCCCAGATAAAAGCCTCTGCCGCCACCCTGCCCCGCTGGCAGGCCATGCGCCATCAGGGTGGGCGCTGGATCAGCGCCGCGCGCCCGCGCACCCTGTTCCTTGCCGTCTCGCCGGTGGTCGCCGGCATCGCCCTGGCATGGTTTGAGACCGGTCAGCTGGCCTTGTGGACCGCACTGGGGACCCTGTTTGGCGCCACAGCCATCCAGATTGGCACCAATCTGCACAATGACGCGGCCGACTTCGAGCGCGGCACCGATACCCCTGACCGCCTCGGGCCACCGCGCGCCTCGGCCCAAGGTTGGTTTAGTCCGGCTCAAGTCAAACGCGCAGCCCATCTGGCCTTTCTGGCGGCTTTTCTGGTTGGCCTGGTGCTGGTGGTGCGCGGTGGCTGGCCCATCCTGCTGCTGGGTCTGGCCGCCATTCTGGCCGGCTATGCCTACACTAGCGGGCCGCGCCCCATTGCCTATGGTCCCTATGGCGAGGTCTTTGTGCTGGCATTTTTTGGCATCGCCGCCGTGGCCGGTACCTTCTATCTGCAAAGCCTGCAACTGACGGCATCCTCGCTGCTGCTTGGCATCGCCTGCGGCCTGCCGTCGGCGGCCGTGCTCTTGCTCAATAATTATCGCGACTTTGACACCGACGCACGCGCCGGGCGACACACTCTGAATCACCTGCTCGGCAAGGCACGCGCGCGGGTGCTCTACGCCGCGCTGCTGCTCGGCTGCCTGCCACTGTTTTTGCTCAGCGCGCCCATGGCCCATTCCTGGCCGGTGCTGCTGGCTCTGCCGATGGCGGCAAGCCTCATCCAGCGTCTGTTTCGCGGCACCCAGGGCCGCGCGCTAAACGCGTTGCTTGGACAGACCGCGCTCTATCAGGCAGTACTGGTGGTATTGCTGAGCGGCGGCCTCGCCTTGCCGTTTTAG
- a CDS encoding alpha/beta fold hydrolase has translation MMPGYHTKALGPALDAGISQQPRWLLLHGFTGSHLDWIDLWPRDFPALVMDLPGHGRSPDPKGDFAQEIARLLAALPSSIERIAGYSLGGRIALALMAQAPARFQELLILSAHPGLEDASERAARCRQDQIWIDLLRDQGIKRFASAWQRQALFRAQHLRAPMAVAIQHRRRLSQRPEGLARALACFGLGQMPPTWPAIPVYNGHLHWISGAQDAKFCALGEQVCQIRPATTHDILPDCGHNPLIEAPDMLKERLETLCGHPGR, from the coding sequence ATGATGCCCGGCTATCACACGAAAGCGCTCGGCCCTGCGCTAGACGCCGGGATTTCGCAACAGCCCCGATGGTTGCTGCTGCACGGGTTCACAGGCAGTCATCTGGACTGGATTGATCTCTGGCCAAGAGACTTTCCCGCGCTGGTCATGGATCTGCCAGGCCATGGCCGGAGTCCTGACCCCAAGGGTGATTTTGCTCAGGAAATTGCCCGTCTGCTGGCCGCTTTGCCAAGCAGCATCGAGCGCATTGCAGGCTATTCGCTCGGCGGGCGTATCGCGCTGGCACTCATGGCCCAAGCGCCTGCGCGTTTTCAGGAGCTGCTAATTCTCTCCGCCCATCCCGGTCTTGAAGACGCCAGCGAGCGTGCGGCCCGATGCCGGCAGGATCAGATTTGGATCGATCTGCTGCGCGACCAGGGCATCAAGCGCTTTGCCTCCGCCTGGCAACGCCAGGCGCTGTTTCGCGCGCAGCATCTGCGCGCCCCCATGGCCGTCGCAATCCAGCACCGGCGAAGACTCAGTCAGCGACCCGAGGGACTGGCGCGCGCCCTGGCCTGCTTCGGCCTCGGTCAAATGCCACCAACCTGGCCAGCCATCCCCGTCTATAATGGTCATCTGCACTGGATCAGCGGCGCGCAGGATGCAAAATTTTGTGCCTTGGGCGAGCAGGTGTGCCAGATTCGCCCAGCCACGACCCATGACATCCTGCCTGACTGCGGTCACAATCCCCTGATCGAGGCGCCGGACATGCTGAAGGAACGGCTCGAGACGCTCTGCGGCCACCCCGGTCGATGA
- a CDS encoding magnesium chelatase subunit D, with translation MMPAARSESGAPAAQHPPEPAPAQRPDLWQDACMAAALFAVDPAGVAGLSVRALPGPVRDLWLEMLREFLPPETPLRRIPLHIADGRLLGGLDLSATLRAGRPIAERGLLAEVDGGVVLLAMAERVARSTAAHLSAVLDAGEILLERDGLTARTPTRFGVVALDEGADDDERLPNTLIDRFSLLIDLNPLSWRDVQTLPPDVELADILAARARLPKVRVDDDALDALCGTALALGVDSLRPTLAAVRVARVAAALAGREQLAPEDISLAARLVLAPRATRLPMPEQPEDEMPEEPPPPEENQDDSEQDKSPEQEIDKPLEDQVLESAEAAIPADLLAQLQLGALRARSRTSGKSGATQSGSLRGRPAGTRRGEPSATARLNVIETLRAAAPWQRIRRTEREQESQQQKGAQSASVAKQSGRKSRSRKPLEAPRPRVEVRLDDFRVTRYKHRSETTTIFVVDASGSAALHRLAEAKGAIELLLADCYVRRDRVAMIAFRGAMAELLLPPTRSLVRAKRSLAGLPGGGGTPLAMAIETAVDLADSIQRRGGTPVVVFLTDGRANVARDGTGGRAQAGEDAMNAARLFRTAELTAVVIDVSPRPRTEAEQLAREMAAVYLPLPHADASALSNAVKAVV, from the coding sequence ATGATGCCAGCCGCGCGCTCTGAGTCCGGCGCGCCTGCCGCGCAGCACCCGCCCGAGCCAGCCCCCGCGCAGCGCCCCGATCTGTGGCAAGACGCCTGCATGGCTGCGGCCCTGTTTGCGGTCGATCCGGCGGGCGTTGCGGGACTCTCGGTGCGCGCCCTTCCTGGTCCCGTGCGGGATCTATGGCTGGAAATGCTACGCGAATTCCTGCCGCCCGAAACACCCCTGCGACGCATCCCCCTGCACATTGCCGACGGTCGCCTGCTCGGCGGGCTCGATCTATCCGCGACCCTGCGCGCCGGGCGTCCCATTGCCGAACGCGGCCTGCTCGCCGAAGTTGACGGCGGTGTTGTGCTGCTGGCCATGGCAGAGCGAGTCGCGCGCTCCACTGCCGCTCACCTGTCCGCCGTGCTCGACGCCGGCGAGATTCTGCTTGAACGCGATGGCCTGACCGCACGCACGCCGACCCGCTTCGGCGTGGTGGCACTCGATGAAGGGGCCGATGACGACGAACGGCTCCCGAATACGCTGATTGATCGTTTCAGTCTGCTGATCGACCTCAATCCGCTGTCCTGGCGCGATGTGCAGACCCTGCCCCCGGATGTAGAGCTGGCCGACATTTTGGCCGCGCGCGCGCGCCTGCCCAAGGTCAGGGTCGATGATGACGCACTCGATGCCCTGTGCGGCACCGCACTGGCGCTGGGCGTCGACTCGCTGCGCCCGACACTGGCTGCCGTGCGCGTCGCCCGGGTTGCCGCCGCACTGGCCGGGCGCGAACAGCTCGCACCCGAGGACATCAGCCTGGCCGCGCGCCTGGTGCTGGCCCCGCGTGCGACTCGCCTACCCATGCCGGAGCAGCCCGAGGACGAAATGCCGGAGGAACCGCCTCCACCAGAAGAGAACCAGGACGACAGCGAGCAAGACAAATCGCCCGAACAGGAAATCGATAAACCGCTAGAAGATCAGGTGCTTGAATCCGCCGAAGCGGCCATTCCGGCAGACCTGCTCGCCCAGTTGCAGCTAGGCGCCCTGCGCGCGCGCTCGCGCACCAGCGGCAAGTCCGGCGCGACGCAAAGTGGCTCATTGCGCGGCCGCCCGGCCGGGACTCGTCGCGGCGAACCCAGCGCCACAGCCCGTCTGAATGTGATTGAAACCCTGCGCGCCGCCGCCCCATGGCAGCGCATCCGGCGCACCGAGCGCGAACAGGAAAGCCAGCAACAAAAGGGCGCACAGAGCGCGTCAGTTGCCAAACAATCAGGGCGCAAGAGCCGCAGCCGCAAGCCGCTCGAGGCACCACGACCGCGCGTCGAAGTGCGGCTCGATGATTTCCGTGTCACCCGCTACAAACACCGCTCCGAAACCACCACTATTTTCGTAGTCGACGCCTCCGGCTCCGCCGCCCTGCACCGTCTGGCTGAGGCCAAGGGCGCCATCGAGCTGCTGCTGGCCGACTGCTATGTGCGGCGCGACCGGGTGGCCATGATCGCCTTCCGCGGCGCCATGGCCGAACTGCTGCTGCCGCCAACGCGCTCCCTGGTGCGCGCCAAGCGCAGCCTGGCCGGTCTGCCGGGCGGTGGCGGCACACCTCTGGCCATGGCGATTGAAACAGCCGTCGATCTGGCCGATAGCATCCAGCGGCGCGGCGGTACTCCGGTGGTGGTCTTTTTGACCGACGGCCGTGCCAATGTCGCGCGCGATGGCACCGGCGGACGTGCCCAAGCAGGCGAAGATGCCATGAACGCCGCGCGTCTGTTCCGCACCGCTGAGCTAACCGCCGTGGTGATCGACGTCTCCCCGCGCCCGAGAACCGAGGCCGAGCAGCTCGCCCGCGAGATGGCCGCCGTTTACCTGCCCCTGCCCCACGCCGACGCCAGCGCCCTGTCGAATGCTGTCAAGGCCGTCGTCTGA